A portion of the Pseudarthrobacter sp. L1SW genome contains these proteins:
- a CDS encoding ADP-ribosylglycohydrolase family protein, which translates to MSNEPGPSAPALTSRIHGCLLGGALGDALGFAVGTDSMEEIRRRFGQRGLTGFHALTESPFSDETQLTLYTVDGLVEALEWANSGVGADVNACLWLAYLRWLATQGEEAGPRAPAPQPRWIDRQAVLHERRRPDKTSISGLATGEMGTAFRPVNPASKGYGTVVRSAPFGLVPHITPDAVYKLSTDAAALTHGHPAARQSAGIFSLLIHRLVSGEGLPEAAAAVAAHSRTLNEVAPELPQRLETALRLAANGAVSPEELTDALGEGVAAEEALAVALYAVLATAPGPGKAGGDNHGTDDAGADTLPVRHFREALALAVNHGGNSDSTGSLAGNILGAFYGEECLPADWLGSLEAPEAVRGMANLLVGVTTAEG; encoded by the coding sequence ATGAGCAATGAACCCGGCCCGTCCGCGCCCGCACTGACATCACGGATCCACGGCTGCCTGCTGGGCGGCGCATTGGGCGATGCATTGGGCTTTGCCGTTGGGACGGACTCGATGGAGGAGATCCGCCGCCGGTTCGGACAGCGCGGCCTCACCGGTTTCCATGCGCTCACGGAGAGCCCCTTTTCGGACGAGACCCAGCTGACCCTTTACACGGTCGACGGGCTGGTGGAGGCCCTTGAGTGGGCCAATTCCGGGGTGGGCGCGGACGTCAACGCCTGCCTCTGGCTTGCGTACCTCCGGTGGCTTGCCACCCAGGGTGAAGAGGCCGGGCCGCGGGCCCCGGCGCCGCAGCCGCGTTGGATCGACCGCCAGGCAGTGCTCCACGAGCGCCGGCGTCCGGACAAAACCTCAATCTCCGGCCTGGCCACGGGCGAGATGGGGACTGCCTTCCGTCCGGTGAATCCGGCGTCGAAAGGCTACGGTACGGTGGTGCGTTCGGCGCCGTTCGGGCTGGTCCCGCACATCACGCCCGACGCCGTCTATAAGTTGAGCACCGACGCCGCCGCACTGACGCACGGGCATCCGGCGGCCCGCCAAAGTGCAGGGATCTTCAGCCTGCTGATCCACCGGCTCGTCTCGGGTGAAGGGCTCCCGGAGGCGGCTGCCGCGGTGGCCGCCCACTCCCGCACGCTCAACGAGGTGGCACCGGAACTGCCCCAACGCCTGGAGACGGCACTCCGGCTCGCGGCCAACGGCGCAGTCTCCCCGGAGGAACTGACGGACGCGCTGGGTGAGGGCGTGGCCGCGGAGGAAGCCCTCGCCGTCGCGCTTTATGCGGTGCTTGCCACTGCGCCCGGCCCGGGCAAGGCGGGCGGGGACAACCACGGCACGGACGACGCCGGCGCGGACACCTTGCCCGTCCGGCACTTCCGGGAGGCGCTGGCACTGGCGGTGAACCACGGCGGCAACAGCGATTCCACCGGTTCGCTGGCCGGGAACATCCTGGGGGCCTTCTATGGCGAGGAGTGCCTTCCCGCTGACTGG